The following are from one region of the Juglans regia cultivar Chandler chromosome 10, Walnut 2.0, whole genome shotgun sequence genome:
- the LOC109009983 gene encoding uncharacterized protein LOC109009983 — MAKKRKSDATRLDEVDRSIYTSFCSAANSLSQLYTHSMNQQRLSFQAGERHALDKLYQLVLRQQEEGSRVTTMDIVSYLQNELEHGADEPPMSPRLPFQNQHAQNAMHPTILGSPVSSGPFRMATVGHGVRSGQSDNQPKNSVFSNALSSPVRRSIQSYHQSVSQGGYQGPRNSETNYCHLQNRDTNSANFNDCMDMHADSPGHDFRY; from the exons ATGGCGAAGAAGAGGAAGTCAGATGCCACGCGCCTCGATGAGGTGGATCGTAGCATCTACACCAGCTTCTGCAGCGCCGCTAACTCCCTTTCCCAGCTCTACACCCACTCAATGAACCAACAGCGCCTCTCCTTCCAAGCCGGTGAACGTCACGCGCTG GACAAACTATATCAATTGGTTTTGAGACAACAAGAAGAGGGATCAAGAGTGACAACAATGGATATCGTTTCTTATTTGCAG AATGAGCTTGAACATGGAGCAGATGAGCCCCCAATGTCACCCAGGCTTCCATTTCAAAACCAGCACGCCCAGAATGCAATGCACCCGACTATTTTGGGTTCCCCTGTCTCTTCTGGTCCATTTAGGATGGCAACGGTGGGCCATGGAGTTCGTTCTGGGCAATCTGATAATCAGCCTAAGAACTCAGTATTCTCAAATGCTCTTTCCAGCCCGGTTCGGCGGAGCATTCAGTCCTATCACCAATCGGTATCACAAGGGGGCTACCAAGGACCTCGGAATAGTGAGACAAACTATTGTCATCTCCAAAACAGGGATACCAACTCAGCAAACTTCAATGACTGCATGGACATGCATGCAGATAGTCCAGGTCATGATTTTCGATACTGA
- the LOC109009984 gene encoding TSL-kinase interacting protein 1, with protein sequence MKTTRQQNRKAKVPSKRKADIGCTGAKKSTKRTGGRSFKPAAEGRCPDLRVERKCVSQTLIPYTKIKLQLFPIDESTRMGLEKDGHNPYLELTLSARKKISSVLKRLNCKWGGSSIALGEPMLFPYNALKNSSSYRRWTLNDNDISAGYVYEAIGSPAIFRLRYGWFSYTEPETFGKLSTSTPIQGFSQYEEKGCRTNKDGPDVEGNKTEVGSEAFKEMNPREVAVDADNVVNGPADPMDNEPKMDDGLGQSSALWTDSLTNISIGALLSEVSIQGKFSNSDPIIDGLTSISIGGLLSEASLQGKPNNCDPKSAGNDACLQMPQPTSDSFDAYIAAQTNCSQGLRSSTQDPHSSILDAEETCHAFPFQRFSPSEKDVLPLVGSAYPGSRGQDVGSASFNFPNAAEGNCQPVFPEDYACQESEIDLFFSSHTYHDESSLGLSGIKWTDSLGPFDLGLPHLSEAYLWNGII encoded by the exons ATGAAAACTACTAGGCAGCAAAACAGGAAGGCAAAGGTTCCCTCAAAGCGCAAGGCAGACATAGGTTGCACTGGAGCCAAGAAGTCCACGAAGAGAACTGGCGGGCGGAGTTTCAAACCTGCAG CTGAGGGAAGGTGTCCAGATCTTCGAGTGGAAAGGAAATGCGTTTCACAAACACTTATACCCTACACGAAGATCAAGTTGCAGCTTTTTCCAATAGATGAAAGCACTCGCATGGGATTGGAAAAG gATGGACATAATCCATACTTGGAACTTACTTTAAGTGCTCGAAAGAAGATTTCTTCGGTGCTTAAGCGCCTAAATTGCAAGTGGGGAGGTTCAAGTATTGCTTTAGGGGAGCCTATGCTTTTCCCATATAACGCACTAAAAAACTCGTCTAGTTACAGAAGATGGACGTTGAATGACAATGATATTAGTGCGGGATATGTCTATGAAGCTATTGGAAGCCCCGCAATTTTCCGCCTAAG GTATGGCTGGTTCTCTTATACTGAGCCTGAAACTTTTGGTAAGCTTTCTACATCAACTCCCATTCAGGGTTTTTCGCAATACGAGGAGAAAGGTTGCAGAACTAATAAGGACGGTCCAGATGTCGAAGGGAATAAAACTGAGGTAGGAAGTGAAGCGTTCAAAGAAATGAATCCACGTGAAGTAGCTGTTGATGCTGACAACGTCGTGAACGGACCTGCCGATCCTATG GATAATGAACCGAAGATGGATGATGGCCTTGGACAATCATCAGCCCTGTGGACTGATAGTTTGACTAATATAAGCATTGGGGCCCTCCTCTCTGAAGTATCCATACAGGGCAAGTTCAGCAATTCTGATCCGATCATTGATGGTCTAACTTCTATAAGCATTGGAGGTCTCTTGTCTGAAGCATCACTACAGGGCAAACCCAATAACTGTGATCCAAAATCAGCTGGGAATGATGCATGCTTGCAGATGCCTCAACCAACATCTGATTCATTTGACGCTTATATTGCTGCCCAAACAAATTGTTCTCAGGGTCTAAGGTCATCCACTCAAGACCCACACTCATCTATATTGGATGCTGAAGAAACGTGCCATGCGTTTCCTTTTCAAAGATTCTCACCCTCAGAAAAGGATGTTCTGCCTTTGGTTGGAAGTGCTTATCCAGGGAGCCGTGGCCAGGATGTTGGTTCCGCGTCATTCAACTTTCCTAATGCAGCCGAg GGCAACTGTCAACCTGTGTTTCCAGAAGATTATGCTTGTCAAGAATCTGAAATAGACCTGTTCTTTTCTTCGCACACATATCATGATGAGAGCAGTCTTGGACTGTCAGGCATTAAATGG ACTGACTCTCTCGGACCCTTTGATCTTGGCCTACCCCATCTCTCAGAAGCATATCTGTGGAACGGTATTATCTGA
- the LOC109009982 gene encoding UDP-rhamnose/UDP-galactose transporter 5-like — MNSAKMADKKATLDTAAWMFNVVTSVGIILVNKALMAKYGFTFATTLTGLHFATTTLLTVLLRRLGYIQPSHLPFSELLKFVLFANFSIVGMNVSLMWNSVGFYQIAKLSMIPVSCFLEVVLDKVRYSRDTKLSIVLVLLGVAVCTVTDVSVNAKGFIAALVAVWSTSLQQYYVHFLQRNYSLGSFNLLGHTAPAQAASLLVVGPFLDYWLTGERVHAYGYSLTSLSFIILSCTIAVGTNLSQFICIGRFTAVSFQVLGHMKTILVLVLGFIFFGKEGLNLQVVVGMIIAVAGMIWYGNASSKPGGKERRAHSIPSNKSQKHGVTSESPDHLDDKV, encoded by the exons ATGAATTCAGCAAAGATGGCCGATAAGAAGGCAACTCTTGACACTGCCGCATGGATGTTTAATGTCGTCACATCTGTTGGAATAATCCTTGTCAACAAAGCCTTAATGGCTAAGTATGGCTTTACCTTTG CTACAACATTAACTGGTCTGCATTTTGCCACAACCACGTTGTTGACTGTTCTTCTTAGGAGGCTGGGATACATTCAGCCATCTCATCTACCATTTTCTGAACTTctgaaatttgttttatttgcaAACTTTTCCATAGTTGGGATGAATGTGAGTTTAATGTGGAATTCTGTGGGATTCTATCAG ATTGCAAAGCTTAGTATGATCCCAGTATCTTGTTTTCTGGAAGTTGTCTTGGACAAGGTGCGTTACTCAAGGGACACAAAACTTAGCATAGTATTAGTACTCCTTGGAGTTGCAGTCTGTACTGTTACGGATGTGAGTGTCAATGCTAAGGGTTTTATAGCTGCTTTAGTGGCAGTTTGGAGCACTTCGCTACAGCAGTAT TATGTACACTTCCTCCAGCGGAATTATTCTCTTGGATCTTTCAACTTACTGGGACATACTGCTCCAGCACAGGCAGCATCCTTGCTGGTAGTAGGACCCTTTCTGGACTACTGGTTGACTGGTGAAAGAGTTCATGCATATGGCTATAGTCTCACATCTCTG TCATTCATAATACTGTCTTGCACCATTGCGGTAGGGACCAATCTGAGTCAATTCATCTGCATAGGAAGATTTACAGCCGTATCGTTCCAAGTGCTTGGTCATATGAAGACTATTCTTGTCTTGGTGTTAGGATTCATTTTCTTTGGGAAAGAGGGTCTCAATCTACAAGTAGTGGTGGGTATGATCATTGCTGTTGCCGGAATGATCTGGTATGGCAATGCCTCGTCTAAGCCTGGGGGGAAGGAGCGGCGTGCCCATTCCATTCCTAGCAACAAATCACAAAAACATGGCGTAACATCAGAGTCCCCTGACCACCTGGATGACAAGGTCTAA